GCGAGACGGAGGTCGCGGAGGACATCAACCGCAACCACCGGAACGAGATGTTCCATCCAGGATTCGACCTGCCTCGCCCCCTGTGGTGCAGTAACGACGCTGAGGAGGTCATGAGCAGGGCTGAGATCGTCGTCCTGGCTTTGCCAGCTCAAGTCCTCCGTTCGAATTTGGAGCTATGGCGCGATGTGATCCCGGCCGACGCCTTGCTCGTCACGCTGATCAAGGGCATAGAGCAGGGCACCAAGATGCGCATGACCCAGGTGATCGCGGAGGTCGCCGATGTACCGGCGGAACGTGTCGCCGTTGTGTCAGGGCCGAACCTGGCCCGGGAGATCATCCAGCGGCAACCGGCGGCGACGACCGTTGCCTGTGTGGACAAGGGTGCTGCCCAGAAACTGCAGGAAGCGGCCAGTACGGGGTACTTCCGCCCATACTTCACGACCGACGTCGTTGGTGTGGAACTGGGCGGATCGGTGAAGAACGTGATCGCCCTGGCGAACGGAATGGCCGTCGGGCAGGGCTTCGGTGAGAACTCCCAGGCCGCGCTGGTTACTCGAGGGCTGGCCGAGATGGTTCGACTGGGTGTGGCCATGTCAGCGAATCAG
This DNA window, taken from Candidatus Nanopelagicales bacterium, encodes the following:
- a CDS encoding NAD(P)H-dependent glycerol-3-phosphate dehydrogenase, yielding MTRIAVMGAGSMGTCFGMIMSDAGGEVGLWARETEVAEDINRNHRNEMFHPGFDLPRPLWCSNDAEEVMSRAEIVVLALPAQVLRSNLELWRDVIPADALLVTLIKGIEQGTKMRMTQVIAEVADVPAERVAVVSGPNLAREIIQRQPAATTVACVDKGAAQKLQEAASTGYFRPYFTTDVVGVELGGSVKNVIALANGMAVGQGFGENSQAALVTRGLAEMVRLGVAMSANQLTFIGLAGVGDLLATCNSPLSRNRTFGENLGKGLTVEETVAVTKQTCEGVKSCQPILEMGQDAGVEMPITQQVVEVVHHGMKPRDMLYNLMSRPVRAEQGQSS